DNA from Haloferax volcanii DS2:
GATTCGGGGCGCGAATCTTGCATGCGATTCCCAACTGAAATCGTTCGATTGCTCCCGTGTGACGAGCGCTCAATTGACAGTTCCACGGATCTGCGCGACACCATGGCGAGCCTGGATTATTTCGGCAGTCGCTCGACCAGCCCATCGATTTCGGCGTGCGTGTTGTACACGTGAGGACTGACACGAATATTCCCTTCGCGCAAGGCTGTATGGATGCCAGCATCCGCAAGCGCTCGATGGGTTTCACGGGCCACGCTTTCCGACGAATGGCTGAGTACGACGATGTTGGCGTGCCGTTGAGGGTCTTCCGGCGTTACAACCTCGAACGAACTCGATTCAGCCCCCTCGATGAGCTGACCGACGAGTCGCTCGCCATGAGCGCTGATCTGCTCGATGCCGATTCCGGTCAAATACTCGACCGCCGCAGTCCAGGGCATGAAGTTGTTGAAGTTCGCCGTTCCAAAGACGTCGTATCCGGACGCACCGAGTTCCGTATCAAGCGACAGATTCTGCATTTCGTCCAGCGTCGTTCCGGCTTGCATCGATAACCAATAAGCGTTCACTGGACCAATCGCATCGAGGACCTCCGGTGTGAGCCACGTAAAGCCCGTGCCGTACGGTCCGCAGAGCCACTTGTAGCCACAACTGATGAGCACATCGACCGGTGTTCGCGATACGTCAATCGGCCGCGCCCCAACGCCCTGCGAGCCGTTTAGCACGAAGAGCACGTCGTGTTCGTGACAGACGGTTCCGATCTCGTCGATATCGAGCCGCCGCCCAGTGAACGAGTCCACCCACGTCGTACAGAAGGCGCGCGTCCGCGGGGTCGCTGTCTCGGCGAGCTGCTGTGTCAAGGGTGTCGAACACTCGGCATCGACGAACCGCAGTTGGACCCCCTGGGATTCGAGCAGATGCCACGGGAGAATTGTCGCCGGGAAATCACCCTCGACGAGGATTACTTCATCACCTTCGTTCCACTCAAGCCCGTGAATCAGCAGGTGCAGCCCGTACGAGAAGCTGTTTCCGAGGATAATTTCGTCGGGAGAGGCGTTGATGAGTGTCCCGAGTGCCCGTTTGACCCCGGCTGGTACCTCGCGAAAGGCCTGTTCTGGGAGCCGATGGGGCGCTCGTTTCAATGTAACCGCATCGTCAACCGCCTCGACGGCTCGCTTCGGTAAGGGCCCTTGATGGGCGCAGTTCAGCCAAGTATGTCCATCGAACGGCCCGAAATCCGCATTCCAATCCGCCATGAGTCTCGTAGCCCTAGAGCCGACTTAGTAATTCACCCGAAGCATTCTGTGTCGAGCTTATCTCCTAAGCCGACCGGGTATCTGTATCCACTATCGAGAACGTCCCTCCGCACCGTGCTTCGTGAGGTACTTGGAGAGGTTATCTCTGCGCCGGCGATGGGTGTCGTCGCACACGCGTCGGCGGTGATCGATGTCGACACGAAGTCAACGCGGTTCATCAAACAGAGCGAGCCGAGACGTTCTGACCTCAGGACTTTTGGGGACCTCGTCCGTCGTCTTCCACTGACCATGACCCTCGTCGTCGAGTGTCGTCTCGTCTCGGAGCGGTTGCCGCTGACCGACGTCGCCGCCGCCGTACCGGACGTGACCCTCCGGGTAGAGAACACGCTGACGTCCGCGCGGAGCCGACCGGTGCTTATCTTCTGGGCTGATGGCGGCCGGTTGGACTCGGTCGACGCGGCGTTACGGGACGCGTCGGTGGCGACTCACAGCGTGCTCGGGTCGACCGTGGACCGCCGTCTCTATCGCGTCGAACTCTCGGAGCGGCCGCCGGCCATCTACACGGAGTTTATCCGGCTGGACACCGCCCCCATTTCAGCGACGATAACCCCGAGCGGATGGGACGTGCGGACGCGGCTCTCCGACCGAGCGACGCTCGCCGAGTTCAACAAGGACTGCGAAGAGAACGGTATCACGTTCCGACTCGACCGCGTCGTCGACGTCGCCCCCTCGGACAGCAACGAGTACGGACTCACCGCGAAACAGCGCGAAACGCTGCTCGCCGCCCACGAGGCGGGTTACTTCTCCGTTCCGCGAACGACTTCGCTGGCGGAGTTGGGGGCCGAACTCGGCGTCACCGCCCCGTCCGTCTCCGAGCGACTCCGGCGGGCACAAGACCGACTCGTCCGGCACACTGTCGCCTCAGATAAAAAGACGTCTTAAACACCACAACAGGTTAGAGTCAGTACTTATCGCCGCACGCCCCCGGGATACAGACATGGCATCGAAGCTACAATCACGGGTGCGAAACCTCCCCGTGGACGGCGTCGGACGCCACCCGAATCGGCGGGTAGGCCGCCGCATGACGACGGTTGACGGGGTGACCTGCGCGTGACCGATACGGTCGGCACCGAAGCGGACGCGGCCGAACGCGACGCCTACTTCGTCGGCGGCGGCATCGCGTCTCTCGCCGGGGCCGCGTTCCTCCTTCGAGACACCGAGATACCCGGCGAGAACGTTCACGTGCTGGAAAAGCGGCAGGTGTTCGGCGGCGCGCTCGACGGGCGCGGAACCCCCGAGGAGGGCTACGTCCTACCCGGCGGCCGCATGTTCAACTTTCCGACCTACGAGTGTACGTGGAACCTCTTCCGGTCGATTCCGTCGCTCGAAGACCCCGACACGACCATCAAGGGGGAGATGGACGAGTTCAACGAGAAACACGAGACGTACGCCGAGGCCCGACTCGTCGGCGCGGACCAAGAGATACTCGACGTCTCCTCCTACGGGTTCGAGACGCAACACCGTCTATCGCTGCTCCGCCTCCTTCTCACTCCCGAGGAGAGGCTCGGTGAGACACGCATCGAGGAGTGGTTCGACGAGACCTTCTTCGACACCACGTTTTGGTATCTGTGGGCGACGACGTTCGCCTTCCAGCCGTGGCACAGCGCGGCGGAGATGCGCCGGTACATGCAGCGGTTCACACGGGAATTTCCCCGACTCCACACGCTGAGCGGCGTGTCGCGGACGAAGTACAACCAGTACGACTCCGTAGTACGACCGCTCCGCCGTTGGCTGGAGGCACGCGGCGTCGATTTCTTGGGTGGCCACACCGTCACCGACCTCGATATCGTCCCGGCCCGCGCGGGCAAGACGGTCGAAACCATCCGTTACGAGGACCAAGACGGCTCCGCCGGCACTATCGCCGTCGAGCCGACCGACGTCGTCTTCGTGACGAATGGGTCGATGACGGACGCGCTGAGCCTCGGGTCGATGACCGAGGTCCCCGACCTGCACGACAGCGGCACCTCGTTCGAACTCTGGAAGGCACTCGCGGACGACTTCCCCGAGTTCGGGAGGCCTTCGGTGTTCGCCGACCACGTGCCCGAGTCGATGTGGGAGTCGTTCACGCTCACACTCCGCGAGCCGGACTTCCTCGAACACGTCGTGGAGGTCACCCGCGAAGAGCCGGGGAACGCGCTCGTGACGTTCACGGAGTCGAACTGGCTGCTCTCCATCGTCACCGCCGTCCAGCCCCACTTCGCGAACCAGCCGGATGACGTGAAGGTCATCTGGGGGTACGGCCTCTTCCCGGAAGAACGCGGGAATCACGTGAACAAGAAGATGGAGGACTGTACGGGCGAGGAGATTCTGGCGGAGCTCTATCACCACCTCGGCTACACCGACCGTCTCGAAGAGCTCCGCGAGACGGCCACCTGTATCCCCTGTATGATGCCGTTCATCACGAGTCAGTTCATGCCGCGGACGCCCGGTGACCGCCCCGAGGTCGTCCCTGCGGGATCGAACAATCTCGCGTTCCTCGGCCAGTTCGCCGAGGTTCCCGACGACGTGGTGTTCACCGTCGAGTACTCGGTTCGCTCGGCACTGATGGCGGTTCACGAACTGTTCGACGCCGAGGGCGATGTGCCGCCGGTGAGCACCCATCAGTACGAGCCCGACGTGCTTCTCGACACGGTACGGGCCGCTTTCAGATAGCGACCTCGAAGACGACGCTGGCTCGGATTCGGCGGCCGTCTCCAACCGTTGGCGTTCGAACTCCTCGACGGCGATATCTGTGTTCGCAACGAGCCGAATCGACGACGGTGAAGCCAGTTGCCCGCGGTCCGTGAGGTGGATGCACCGTTCCTGATTACTGATGACTTCAGGGCTCTTCCTGAACTTCGAGAGCTAGTGAGTGCGGCTGTTGCATTATCACCGATCAACAACCTCGGAGGCTGATTTTGATGCGCGACTTGCGTTCAGCAACATCGAGACTGAATCGGACCTGCGGTAGACCCGCTTTCTGCCCGTTGAGGGACCTGGGGTCAAATTCAGTTAGAAGTCGCCGTTGATGATATTCGCGACCTGTTCGCGGTCGAACAGTTGTTCCTCCTTGGAAAAGTCGGGATACGGACCACCGTCGTAATCAGGCCACTCACCGAACTGCTCCGGATACAGCTGTTTGGAGACCATCTCTAACTGGAAGAGGTTCATTATTGGGCCGCCGTACCGGGCGCTAAGCGGATACACCTGGTCGTTTTTCACTGCCGAAATTTCTCCCGCAACCGGGTCGTTGTGGAACTCGTTTTTTACTGCTCGCCAATCGTCGCTCCTGGCAAACGCGTTTTCGACGAGGATGACTTCCGGATCGGTCTCGACGAGGGTCTCCAGGTCAATCGTGCTGCTCTCTTCCACATCCGAGAGTGCGTCGGGGACGCCGAACGGACGCGTGTGCGACCGAATGAATCCCGGGCCGTTCATGTGGAAGGTCCAGATGGTATCCAGCTCCGGAGTCGTCATGATTCGCGCCGTTTGCGGCCGGTTATCGCTTGCTGGGAGACTCGACGAGATTGTCGAGTCGAGAGTGGTTTTGACGTCGGAGAGCGCTTCGTACCGCTCCTGTTCTCGGAAGACTTGCGCTACTTTGCCGAAAATATCCCAGAGGGAATAATACTGGTACTGGTCTGCCCAGTCTGCCGGCGGTTCGCTGTGGTTCCGACTGAGGGAGTTCCCGAACCAAGGGGCGATTTCCGTTTGGACTTCCTCGACATCCGCGGTGTCCCACGCATCCATTGTCGAGACGTATGCCGGGTCGGCTAGGTGGAGGTCACTGTCGAGTTCGTACAGGGTTTCCTTGTCCGGATTCCACGAGTTGTAGAGATTCGACCAATCGACCGAGACTCCATTGAGCCGTTCGAGAAGCTTGTCGTAATTGCCCTCGAAGTTGGACGGGCTGTACATCGCATTGAGGGCATCACCGTGACCGAGAGCGACGACCATGTCTGCGTGGTGAACGAGAACGGTGAATACGCTCTTGGGAACCTCGTCGAGTTCGATAGTACCGGCTGGTGCCATCGTCACCGAATAACTCTCCACCTCCGGTTCTGTGGTCTTCGTCGCGGTTGACGAGTCGTTCGCGGTTGTCTCAGTCAACGGTGACGCAGAGTTCGACTGTCCGATACAGCCAGCGAGCAGTCCCCCACCGATGACTGCCCCACCGTACTTGATTGCGTCTCGTCGCGTCGGTGTCTCGTGATCGCTGGAACCGTCTGGCATATGGTTTAGGCTCACCTAAATACGCAAAAGCGTTCCGAATTTTAGGCAGGCCAAAAATATCGGCGAGGGGCACCGCGGCGTGGGCACATCGGCGGCCCACTCTCGGTGAGACCGGGTCCGCAACGCGGACACACTCTGCCGTCAGGAGCGTTCATCTCCTCGACCGCGTCGTCGGTCCCATCCCGAACAGACCTAATTGTACCAACCCCCGCTGCAACCGACCCGGACGATTCGTTCCCCAAATAGTGCTGACAGAGCTGTACGCGGTCGGTGAGGAGCGCCGACGTTTCTTCGCCTTTGGCGTCCATTTCACCGAGTGTTGGTGCCCCTCCATCGTGAGCGGGCAGACCACAATTACCGTTCTTCCGCAGCTGAGGATGATAATGTTTAATATTTTGTCCGCCCTGTGTTGTTATATGAGCGTGGTCAGCGTCTCGATGCCGGAGGAATTGCTTAATCGAATCGACCAGTTCGCGGACGACCACGGCTATACTGGTCGCAGTGAAGTAATTCGCGAGGCGAGCCGAAACCTTCTCGGTGAGTTCGAGGACAAGAAACTCGAAGACCGAGAGTTAATGGGCGTCGTTACAGTCGTTTTCGATTACGAAACGACAAGTGTCGAGGAGAAAATGATGCACCTCCGCCACGAGCACGAGGACATCGTCGCATCGAACTTCCATAGCCACGTCGGCGGCCATCATTGCATGGAACTGTTCGTGTTGGAAGGGTCGCTCGAAGAAATCTCGACGTTCGTCGGAAAGATTCGGGCGACGAAGGACACGCTCACAATCGACTACTCAGTACTCCCCGTCGACGACTTCGGCCCGCTGGCCGACATGAACTAATTCTGCTGCCCTTCTCTGCGTTCACGCCGCCCCTAGCAACATCTACGAACTTCAATCTTCGTTAGTATCAGCTCTAGATGGGAAACTCACAAGAACCGGTTGATATGTCGAGAGAGTTGCCAAAACCAATGGCTCAAATCTCGCGTCGAAGACTCAGTACCTCACAAAGCATCCTCGGCTAGCTGTTTCTGAAGCCTGAGTTCTGTGGCGGAGCGGTTGGACTGGCGGTTTCGACGAGAGAATCATGGACGGATCGGCGGAGAGCCGTCGCTGTCGGCGGCGGCTGCCGCCGACGCGACAGCGTCGCCACTCCCACCGTTGGCTAGCCCGGTCGGGAGTTACCGGTGGAACCGGTCGTCTGGTGGTCGGTTCGCGGGGACGGCCCGACGCACCGCGAGGGCCGTCCACGCTGCTCGACGGACCATATTGATGAACTCCTTGAACGACCACTCCCAGAGGCGACGCCCCCCACGGCGGGGCGTCGCCACGCACTCCCAGTGCAAATACCGCCAGACGTTCTGTAACAGCAGGCTCACCACGACGTACAACAGCCGTACGACCGGATTTTGTGTCGAGGTCGTCGCGATACTTTGCTCGGAGAGTCGATAGCTTGCCTCGATACCGAAGCGTTTCGCGTAGTGGTATCGAGCGTCCCGTGGTGAGTCGATGAACGGCGCGTCAGCGGCGTAGCCGTGACGCGCCACCCCATGTTCGTCGTACCGTCCGTTCTGGTAGGTACAGTCGATGTAGACGGGAAACTCGACGGTCCAGCTGTGACCGTCGAGTTTCGCTGTCAGACTGTGCTGAATCACGCGACTCCACCCTTCTGAGAGTTCTCGCTTGATCGTCCGTCCCCAGCGGACGATCGGCATGACGTAGGCGTGGTTGTGCGCCTGAAGCAGCGTCAAACACTTGCTGTCGTAGAATTCGCGGTCAAGATAGACGGCCTTGACACCGAGGTCAAGGCCGTCGAGAATACCGAGGAACTCTGCGAGGACACTGCTGGCGGTGTCGCCGTCTTCGAGACGGCGCACCGCCAGCGTGTAGCGTTTGTTCTTCACGCGTGCGTACAGTGTCGCGTACGCGTGAAACGCGGTGGTTCCACGCTTCGCTTGTGAGTGATACAGGCCGTCTGTATCGTCTTCGTCGCCGTAGTAGGGCCGCAGGTGGAGGTCTGCGCAGACCTCCACCTGCTGGGGAAGGACGTCGAGAACGTCTTTCTGGAGGAGCATGTTGCCAACCTGTTCGAGCGTTTCTAGATCGAATTTAGTGCGGAGATGGTAGAGAACGGAATTTTCGTGTGGTTCATCTTCGCTTCTCTCACAGAGCGTTGAGACCGAGGTCCCGTCGGCGCAGGCGCCGACGAGGACCTCGTAGATGTCTTCAGCATCGAGTTCAGCGTTTTCAGCGAGTGAGAGAGCAACTTCCTCGTCAAGAGAGTTGACGAGGAAGTTAAGGAGCTGGTCCTCGTGGATTTCATCGTCTGCTTGCTGTGGTTGCTTGGACACATCTTCAGCAAGCAGACGTCTCAACTAACAGGCTTTGTGATGTACTGAGAATGGCTCGATCGTCTGGAACCGCTTCGTCCACGTCATCGCCACGAGCCGGGAGGATCTGCTCCGGTTCGCGGGGGACGGTGACGTCGGCGTTCTGCGCTTTGATGAGAATCGTTCGAGCCGATTTCTGGACCGTATTCCGAAGAGCATTCGTGAAGCGCGTGTGCCAACTGCGCCAGAGTGTCGATTGGTCAGGCACTGTCTCCAGCCCAAGCCGCTCGCAAAGTACCGGATGACTTTCGAGGTACTCGTAGAGTGCTGTTTCGTGCTCCCATCCGTGAAGTTCTTTCAGAACGAACACGCGAAACAGGGTGTCCATCTCGTAGTGTGTCGGATCCTCGTAGCAGTCGTGGGCCTCGAATTGGAAGTAGGCCAGCGGAAGTTCGGAGACGAACTGCTCAACAGAGATGTGCTCATGGTGCGTGAACCAAGCTCCTGAGACGATCCGGACATCCGACTCTAATCCGGTAAGTGAGGTGTGGTCGTACAACGGTGTCGAATCGTACGCTGGCCACTCAACGTACGACAGTCGTGCAATTTGTCGAAAGACGGTTCTCCGAGATTCAGTAGTAATGGGCACTACCGGACAATCGTTCTGGCCCCCTTAAGAACACGTCTACATCTAACGAAAAGGCCCGCTTCTTACAGAAGCTGACGTTTTATTCGTGATCTTTTGGTTTAGTCGCTTCCGCGCTCCCCTGTTCAGAAATGTCAACAGCTTCGCTTGCCGAGGCAGCCTGTCTTTTCTCTTTCACTCGTTGTTCAATCGACGCCTGCATCTCACGCATAAATCCGTCCACCGTGTTACCCATGAGGATGACCGGTCGGCCATCGGTGAACAGTTCAGTTAGAACCTGCTCCGGGTCCGCATTTTGACTGTGGCACTTGGTTGGAACATCGACGTTTTCGGCGAATGCGCGTGTGTTAGCCCCACCGATGTGAGCTTCATCGATTAACTCTCGCTCGAATAGCAACTCGATATATTGAGCAAATGACGCTGTACGCCCCCGCCGGTCTCTTCGGAGGTACACGAACGGGGTGATACATTCGTCATCGACGAGCACCCGTCGAACCATCTCAGTACTTTCGACGTCGTTCACCTCGGCAGCGTTGAAGATGAGTCCGTCTTCAAGTTCTATCCACGTTGGTTGGATCGCACTGAGGAACGATTCGATCTCCTCGGCTGGAAGTGACGGTTCGCCAACAACATCTAACACCGCATTGACTGCGTGGATCGTTTCAGAACCGATTAGCCCTTCGTGTTCGTCGGGAATATCAACCTGCTCGATAGTCCCTCCGCGGCGTTCGATCTCTTTTTGCATATATTCGTGCAACACCGGGTGTTGCTCGCCGCTCACAACGTGTGTTCCCGCTGGGACCGACCGCGCAAACGAACGTGCAAGGTCTGTCCTGGTCTTTCCAAGGGTATCTGTGTGGTCCTGACGGACGTTTGTCAACACGATGATGTCCGGGTTGGTCAGACGCTGATTGAACAGCCGGGTCGTATACTCTGTAATCCCCTGATTCTCGAAGATAGCGATGTCGTCTGGCTCGTACGCATCGAGTTCGGGGACGAACTCAGCGATGAGACTGATATTCTCGTAGAGCGTCGTTCGAGGCCCCCGTCGTTCGATAGGATGGACCTCGCCGTTGTGGATCAGTAGTGGATGGTTGCCGGTGATCTTCGTGAGCGTGTCGTACCCTCGGCGGTTGAAGACGTCGTCGAGCCGTTGGGTGGTTGAGGACTTACCGCGAGTCCCCGAGACGACAATCTGGGTATCGATCTGATCGAGGACCTTACGATGTCGAATACCTCTCGTTGCTTCACTAACCAGCCCTGTTAAACTCGACGAGCCGACTTCGATTGGCTTCGGGCCAGTCTTCCACTCGTACTCTGCCCCAACCAAGAACATCGGCAGCGCCCCCGCCGCATAGTCGAGGAACTGGTCCGCCGCGGACTGTGCTGCCATTTCCGTCGGGAAGCGATCGGCACTATGTCCCAGTACCCCGTTTGCAGTTTGGAGCCGCCAGACCCAGTTGTTTCGTTCCTCCGGAAGCTCTCCTGACGGTGTGGCCTCTTGTTCGACGATTATGTCGGGCGCGTCGACATCGGTGTCTGGGAAGGACTCTTCGTTCCCCGATAGTTCTGCAACAGCGGCGCGAACAATGTCAATTGCATCGCGTGCTGCTCGGGATGTGTCGTAGTGGCGGCTGCCGGTTGCTAGTACCTCCGCTGGGCCCCTAAGACGCCACGACCACCCGAACCCACGGCCGTAGATCTCGAAGGCAGTCCGACTCATGTTTCACCCCCTTCAGAGAGAACCGACGCAGAGAGAACCTCATCTTCACCCGGGGGTGACACAGTATACCAGTACGCGACACCCAGGGCAGCCACCCAGAGAACCGCTGCAATCCCCAGGACAGGCACCGTCAGCTCTTGTGGAAACCCACGAGGTTGGGGAGCACTGAACAGTCGAGCGACGATCAAAGCGGGGACAAAGACCACGATCTGAAGCGGGACGACGAGGCGGCGCTCGAATGGTGCCGACGCATGCGCGTTGTACGCCCCAATACCTGCCAAAATCGCAGTAAAGAACGCCGATAGCCCTCGCTCGATTGGTACGACAAACGTCAGCGATACTGCGGCGAAGATCGCGACTGCGACAGTCACTCCAAGAAGCACTCGTCCGTACCGGAGTGTGAGGTAGTTCGACAGCTGGATGAAGCCAAACGATAGCGCAAGCAAAAGCACGTACAGGAGTACAAGCCAATAGCTCGCTAGCGCGAAAATCGCGAGGAGGACCGCACCAATGATTCCGACCCGAACACCGAACCGGCCCCGGAGCCGTTCAGATAGAACTAGCCCACCAGCGAACAGTCCGGCCACAATCTCTCGAGAGAGGATGACGGATTCGGGGTCGATGGGCACTGCAACACCTTTGTAGATAGCGACATCTGCCGTCGAAGAGAAGAGGACTGGGGGCGTCAGCGTACCAAATTCACGCGCAAATCCATTCGAAACCAGCACCCAACCGAGCGCAGTGAGGGTAACGAACAACCCGACACTCGCCAAGAGGTCGTTTCGGCGATACTCCGGCTTGATTCGATGGTAATTGTACGCTGCGAGTCCAGGGAGAATACTTCCCAGAAACGCGACCACTCCCACCTCAAGTCCTAATTGCAGAACAAAATAGAGCGTGACTACTGGAACGGCTGTGCCGATGACTATCGCTGCAATGAGCTCGTCACGACCAAATATCAACGTTCGACGACGGAGGATCCATAGGCCAACGTACGCGGCTGCCGCGCTCAACACAAAAACGGGGAGCATGACGAAGTTCTTCAAAGAGTATACAGCAAGAACGGGAATGGTGATTGACCCTCCCATACGATACCCGGTGAACTGAGTGATAGCCCCGACGCTCAAGAGACCGATCACGGCGACTAGTGTGGCCACCCACATTGTGACTATCTACCAGCTAATGCACCTTTATAGTTTCAATTCTGTACGGTCGCTTACTGGAGAGTTTGCTGTACACGTCCGTACAGTTCGGATTTATTGAAGGGCTTCGCCAGGAAATCGTCCGCGCCTGCCTCGAGCGCTCGAACGATGTCCTCCTCCCGACTCCGAGATGTCAGCATAATAACCGGCATATCCTGCATCCCGTCGTTCTCCCGGATACGGTCCAGAACCGAAAACCCGTCCATCTCTGGCATCATGACGTCGAGAATGACCGCTTTCGGTAATGAATCCGGGGACTCTTCTAAGTACTCCCATGCCTCCCGACCATCTTTTACAGTCTCCACATCGAACTCCTCACTAAGACTAACATCCATCATCTCTCTGATGTCTTCGTCGTCGTCGGCAGCCAGAATTTCCGCAGGCATACTAGCAGCGTATCCGTCCCGTATTCTTATATTGACCGACATACGAAAATCCCCTCGATTAGTGCGTTTTTTCAGTCGTCAGCGACCTCGATAGCCCACGAGGGTGTCTCGCAAGAAATAGTTAACCGGTTAGACAGTCGAATCTCTGTAACTGTGTTCGGTACTACTGACGAACTGGACGAACCAATCCGCGTTCTCTACGTGAACTCCGATCCCGCGTTCGCGGAGTTGGTTCAAACCAAACTCCAACAGACGAGTCCCGAGATCGACTGTGTTTCTGCCGACGGTATCGACGAAGCACTGCACCGGCTTGCTTCGGATCGGGTCGACTGTATCGTGACGGCGTATTCGCTCGGAGATTCCGACGGCATCGGGCTCACGGAGTCGATTCGCCAGGAGAACGACGAGATTCCGATACTCCTCTTTACCGGAAAAGGCAGTGAGTATATCGCGAGTGAAGCGACTCGTGCCGGCGTCTCGGACTACATCCCGGTCCGGTCGGAACGTGATAACTTCACACTACTCGCGGCCCGTATTCGGACACTCACGACGGCTGCCCGCAAACGCACGGAGGCCGAGCAGACGAAACGGCGCTTCCGACGAACGCTCGAACGCGCAACTGACGCGATTTACGCCGTCGACAGCGACTGGCGCATCGAGTATATGAACGAGAAAATGGCCGAGCGAGTCGACCGTGACCCGGACTCGGTCGTCGGAGAAACCATCTGGGAAGAGTTCCCGTCGGTCGTCGGAACGGAACTCGAAGACACGTATCGAACGGCAATGGAGACTGGTGAACCAGTATCGTTCGAACAGTATCTGGAAGAGCCGCTCGACTACTGGGTCGAAGTGCGAGCGTTCCCAGATGACGACGGGCTGACTGTCTTTTCGCGTGAAATTACTACCGAGCGAGAACGGGAACTGAAGCTAGAGCGCAGTAACGCGGTTCTGGAGAACATCCACGACATCGTGTTCGTCCTCAACGAGCAAGGTGATATCGATTCCGCGAATACAGCTGCAAAGCGGTTACTCGCAGGGGATCCGTCGGCCCAGCTCACAGGACAACAGCTCGAAACGGTCGTCGGTGACC
Protein-coding regions in this window:
- a CDS encoding aminotransferase class V-fold PLP-dependent enzyme produces the protein MADWNADFGPFDGHTWLNCAHQGPLPKRAVEAVDDAVTLKRAPHRLPEQAFREVPAGVKRALGTLINASPDEIILGNSFSYGLHLLIHGLEWNEGDEVILVEGDFPATILPWHLLESQGVQLRFVDAECSTPLTQQLAETATPRTRAFCTTWVDSFTGRRLDIDEIGTVCHEHDVLFVLNGSQGVGARPIDVSRTPVDVLISCGYKWLCGPYGTGFTWLTPEVLDAIGPVNAYWLSMQAGTTLDEMQNLSLDTELGASGYDVFGTANFNNFMPWTAAVEYLTGIGIEQISAHGERLVGQLIEGAESSSFEVVTPEDPQRHANIVVLSHSSESVARETHRALADAGIHTALREGNIRVSPHVYNTHAEIDGLVERLPK
- a CDS encoding helix-turn-helix domain-containing protein — encoded protein: MLREVLGEVISAPAMGVVAHASAVIDVDTKSTRFIKQSEPRRSDLRTFGDLVRRLPLTMTLVVECRLVSERLPLTDVAAAVPDVTLRVENTLTSARSRPVLIFWADGGRLDSVDAALRDASVATHSVLGSTVDRRLYRVELSERPPAIYTEFIRLDTAPISATITPSGWDVRTRLSDRATLAEFNKDCEENGITFRLDRVVDVAPSDSNEYGLTAKQRETLLAAHEAGYFSVPRTTSLAELGAELGVTAPSVSERLRRAQDRLVRHTVASDKKTS
- a CDS encoding oleate hydratase: MTDTVGTEADAAERDAYFVGGGIASLAGAAFLLRDTEIPGENVHVLEKRQVFGGALDGRGTPEEGYVLPGGRMFNFPTYECTWNLFRSIPSLEDPDTTIKGEMDEFNEKHETYAEARLVGADQEILDVSSYGFETQHRLSLLRLLLTPEERLGETRIEEWFDETFFDTTFWYLWATTFAFQPWHSAAEMRRYMQRFTREFPRLHTLSGVSRTKYNQYDSVVRPLRRWLEARGVDFLGGHTVTDLDIVPARAGKTVETIRYEDQDGSAGTIAVEPTDVVFVTNGSMTDALSLGSMTEVPDLHDSGTSFELWKALADDFPEFGRPSVFADHVPESMWESFTLTLREPDFLEHVVEVTREEPGNALVTFTESNWLLSIVTAVQPHFANQPDDVKVIWGYGLFPEERGNHVNKKMEDCTGEEILAELYHHLGYTDRLEELRETATCIPCMMPFITSQFMPRTPGDRPEVVPAGSNNLAFLGQFAEVPDDVVFTVEYSVRSALMAVHELFDAEGDVPPVSTHQYEPDVLLDTVRAAFR
- a CDS encoding ABC transporter substrate-binding protein, giving the protein MESYSVTMAPAGTIELDEVPKSVFTVLVHHADMVVALGHGDALNAMYSPSNFEGNYDKLLERLNGVSVDWSNLYNSWNPDKETLYELDSDLHLADPAYVSTMDAWDTADVEEVQTEIAPWFGNSLSRNHSEPPADWADQYQYYSLWDIFGKVAQVFREQERYEALSDVKTTLDSTISSSLPASDNRPQTARIMTTPELDTIWTFHMNGPGFIRSHTRPFGVPDALSDVEESSTIDLETLVETDPEVILVENAFARSDDWRAVKNEFHNDPVAGEISAVKNDQVYPLSARYGGPIMNLFQLEMVSKQLYPEQFGEWPDYDGGPYPDFSKEEQLFDREQVANIINGDF
- the nikR gene encoding nickel-responsive transcriptional regulator NikR gives rise to the protein MSVVSVSMPEELLNRIDQFADDHGYTGRSEVIREASRNLLGEFEDKKLEDRELMGVVTVVFDYETTSVEEKMMHLRHEHEDIVASNFHSHVGGHHCMELFVLEGSLEEISTFVGKIRATKDTLTIDYSVLPVDDFGPLADMN
- a CDS encoding ISH3 family transposase, with translation MSKQPQQADDEIHEDQLLNFLVNSLDEEVALSLAENAELDAEDIYEVLVGACADGTSVSTLCERSEDEPHENSVLYHLRTKFDLETLEQVGNMLLQKDVLDVLPQQVEVCADLHLRPYYGDEDDTDGLYHSQAKRGTTAFHAYATLYARVKNKRYTLAVRRLEDGDTASSVLAEFLGILDGLDLGVKAVYLDREFYDSKCLTLLQAHNHAYVMPIVRWGRTIKRELSEGWSRVIQHSLTAKLDGHSWTVEFPVYIDCTYQNGRYDEHGVARHGYAADAPFIDSPRDARYHYAKRFGIEASYRLSEQSIATTSTQNPVVRLLYVVVSLLLQNVWRYLHWECVATPRRGGRRLWEWSFKEFINMVRRAAWTALAVRRAVPANRPPDDRFHR
- a CDS encoding transposase, whose amino-acid sequence is MYDHTSLTGLESDVRIVSGAWFTHHEHISVEQFVSELPLAYFQFEAHDCYEDPTHYEMDTLFRVFVLKELHGWEHETALYEYLESHPVLCERLGLETVPDQSTLWRSWHTRFTNALRNTVQKSARTILIKAQNADVTVPREPEQILPARGDDVDEAVPDDRAILSTSQSLLVETSAC